One segment of Plasmodium gaboni strain SY75 chromosome 3, whole genome shotgun sequence DNA contains the following:
- a CDS encoding putative YTH domain-containing protein, which produces MNYNNSFIPPTHVVKNIYTSAKTKFFLIKSSSDKNIAISLNYNIWATTPKNEYKFVSAFMEHDYVILVFSVNGSSKFCGYAIMQSKPGESKNNNVYFYYDNKVFRGKNFDIQWIRVIDVPFQEVAHLKNSLNENKPIKVGRDGQEIEQMAGIQLCEAFESNFIKINNNLTDTNAKPNIPPMYNMNANNYVESPNMNENIDMIKLYPYNNNFNINYNNFRNLYEESQYNLFNFYNPALHIFPIDLTNMNYDEYIYLYEKSQLVWQQKMLQMKANMNCIKQ; this is translated from the exons ATGAATTATAACAATTCTTTCATACCCCCAACCCATGTGGTTAAGAACATAt ACACAAGTGCAAAAACTAAGttttttcttattaaaAGCTCGTcagataaaaatatagcGATTTCGttgaattataatatttggGCAACAACACcaaaaaatgaatataaatttgtTTCAGCGTTTATG GAACATGATTATGTCATATTAGTTTTTTCAGTTAACGGTAGTTCTAAATTTTGTGGTTATGCGATTATGCAATCCAA ACCCGGAGAATCAAAGAATAATAAcgtttatttttattatgacAATAAGGTTTTTAGAGGAAAAAACTTTGACATCCAATGGATACGAGT TATCGATGTGCCCTTTCAAGAAGTTGCCCATTTGAAGAATAGCCTCAATGAAAACAAACCAATAAAAGTTGGAAGAGATGGACAG gaAATAGAACAGATGGCTGGTATTCAGTTATGTGAAGCATTTGAATCGAATTTTATTAAGATTAACAATAACTTAAC AGATACGAATGCCAAACCAAACATCCCACCTATGTATAATATGAATGCAAACAATTATGTAGAGAGTCCAAATatgaatgaaaatattgatatgataaaattatatccttataataataactttaatataaattataataattttcgtaatttatatgaagaGTCtcaatataatttatttaatttttataatccAGCTTTACATATCTTTCCAATAGATCTTACTAATATGAATTATGAtgaatacatatatttatatgaaaaatcCCAGTTAGTTTGGCAACAAAAAATGTTACAAATGAAGGCCAATATGAATTGTATTAAgcaataa